A genomic stretch from Thermomonospora umbrina includes:
- a CDS encoding SigE family RNA polymerase sigma factor — translation MADRAEFGQYVADGSTRLLRTAYLLCRDWATAEDLVQTALTKAWLAWGRIGEDPDPYVYRILTNTHTSWWRRRWRGEIPTERLPDVPEAPLGGIEDRDVLWVALGRLGRRERAAVVLRYFADLEHAAIAEVLGCSPGTVRSQISRALAKLRADPTVAPIRERI, via the coding sequence ATGGCGGACAGAGCCGAGTTCGGGCAGTACGTGGCCGACGGGTCGACGCGATTGCTGCGCACCGCGTACCTGCTCTGCCGCGACTGGGCCACCGCCGAGGACCTGGTGCAGACCGCGCTGACCAAGGCGTGGCTGGCCTGGGGGCGGATCGGCGAGGACCCCGATCCCTACGTCTACCGGATCCTCACCAACACCCACACGTCGTGGTGGCGGCGTCGCTGGCGGGGCGAGATCCCCACCGAACGCCTGCCCGACGTTCCCGAGGCCCCGCTCGGCGGGATCGAGGACCGTGACGTGCTGTGGGTCGCCCTGGGCAGGCTGGGCCGCCGCGAGCGCGCCGCCGTGGTGCTGCGCTACTTCGCCGACCTGGAGCACGCCGCCATCGCCGAGGTCCTCGGGTGCTCACCGGGGACGGTGCGCAGCCAGATCAGCCGTGCTCTCGCCAAGCTCCGCGCCGACCCGACGGTCGCGCCCATACGAGAGAGGATCTGA
- a CDS encoding SWIM zinc finger family protein, protein MTGFSEFGPPIPVEGGLRASTRRGSIGREWWSRRFIDVLESFADRNRLHRGRAYARQGQVIDLRVRPYEVSARVQGSRPEPYEIAIGVTAIGEEAWRAVEAELASRAVFRARLLAGEMPPEIEWVFAELGVPLFPQSAHDLHLMCDCPDYGDPCKHAAAVLYLLAESFDRDPFLLLAWLGRSRERLLQGLRRLPVEGAPDPFDVGDEPLDVAGFWTPGAGPAALRDRPTAAPGPPDLLLRLLDPPSVKVRRRPLVDVLGPAYEAMPDV, encoded by the coding sequence TTGACCGGGTTCTCCGAGTTCGGGCCGCCGATCCCGGTGGAGGGCGGGCTGCGGGCGAGCACGCGGCGAGGGTCGATCGGGCGGGAGTGGTGGTCGCGGCGGTTCATCGACGTCCTGGAGTCGTTCGCCGACCGCAACCGGCTGCACCGGGGCCGGGCGTACGCCCGCCAGGGCCAGGTGATCGACCTGAGGGTGCGGCCGTACGAGGTGAGCGCCCGGGTGCAGGGCTCGCGGCCGGAGCCGTACGAGATCGCGATCGGGGTCACCGCGATCGGCGAGGAGGCGTGGCGCGCGGTGGAGGCCGAGCTGGCCTCCCGGGCGGTGTTCCGGGCCAGGCTGCTGGCCGGGGAGATGCCGCCGGAGATCGAGTGGGTGTTCGCCGAGCTGGGCGTGCCGCTGTTCCCGCAGTCGGCGCACGACCTGCACCTGATGTGCGACTGCCCCGACTACGGCGATCCGTGCAAACACGCGGCGGCGGTGCTCTACCTGCTGGCCGAGTCGTTCGACCGCGACCCGTTCCTGCTGCTGGCCTGGCTGGGCCGCTCGCGGGAGCGCCTGCTCCAGGGGTTGCGCAGGCTGCCCGTCGAGGGGGCGCCGGACCCGTTCGACGTGGGTGACGAGCCGCTGGACGTCGCCGGCTTCTGGACGCCGGGCGCCGGGCCCGCCGCCCTGCGCGACCGTCCGACCGCCGCGCCCGGCCCGCCCGACCTGCTGCTCCGGCTGCTCGACCCGCCGTCGGTGAAGGTACGCCGTCGCCCGCTGGTCGACGTTCTGGGCCCGGCGTACGAGGCCATGCCCGACGTCTGA
- a CDS encoding SNF2-related protein produces MLVAHAVWHGGALCLWAERSGPHHLPGDPTGDPTRHPYATNDFGGTSYAPFTQGAPRITVALHLPTSTGPGSVPVPSPELATVPGDGAIELRPWDVPALAIDPFAAMALLQQAEESADVVAGADLRFLGVIADTARDLVRRGRVLPALLREDGEPTARWRPVPDAARVRRLASAMPSACRAADGGRPAGDVLREALGGLTDTFVRGTVPHPLLPPRKGRAPDPLPLTERWAAALTGPDPFVPREPGDDLDDLAAELDSWAAAAQRPSGPLRTCFRLVEPEPTGPPDLWRVEFALQGTDDPSLYVPASTVWAGEAASLGDAEEALLAGLGRALRLFPDLSEALDGSAPSELRTNVAGAFRFLRGAAPLLAAAGFGVLLPQWAGKTRLGLTLTTTQAEPGAATSSGFGLGSLVDFRWDLAVGDDPISEAELTELARLKAPLVRLRGQWVELDEEQLQAALDFLRRPRTGTMTAAQAVQAAVHAGDDTLPLLKVDADGPLGDLLSGEADHRLAPTRTPESFNGELRPFQERGLSWLRFLDDLALGGILADSMGLGKTAQVLALLAMERAEGAEAAPTLLVVPMSLVGNWQREAAKFTPKLRVYVHHGGGRRRGEELAEAVARADLVVTTYGTAARDAAMLAEIAWARVVCDEAQALKNSGTRQARAVRGIPARTRIALTGTPVENHLTELWSIMEFANPGMLGPRAAFRERFAAPIEERGDGEAVAALRRVTGPFVLRRLKTDKSIITDLPEKHEIKVYCNLTAEQASLYQATVDDMLARIAELSGKATDEQAARRGLVLATMARLKQVCNHPAHLLKDGSRLPGRSGKLERLEGICAEIMEQGEKALAFTQYAEFGSMLQPYLAARLGRPVLWLHGGTPKRRRDELIQRFQEDAEPSVFLLSLKAAGTGLTLTAANHVIHIDRWWNPAVEDQATDRAFRIGQTKNVQVRKLLCVGTIEERVDEMIERKKALAESIVGTGEDWLTELSVADLREALRLSPEAVSD; encoded by the coding sequence GGTCCGGGGAGCGTGCCCGTGCCGTCGCCCGAGTTGGCCACGGTGCCCGGCGACGGCGCGATCGAGCTGCGCCCCTGGGACGTGCCGGCGCTCGCGATCGACCCGTTCGCCGCCATGGCGCTGCTCCAGCAAGCCGAGGAGTCCGCCGACGTGGTCGCCGGGGCCGATCTCCGGTTCCTCGGCGTGATCGCCGACACGGCCCGCGACCTCGTCCGGCGCGGCCGGGTGCTGCCGGCGCTCCTGCGCGAGGACGGCGAGCCCACCGCCCGCTGGCGTCCCGTCCCCGACGCCGCCCGCGTCCGCCGGCTCGCCTCCGCGATGCCGTCCGCCTGCCGCGCCGCAGACGGCGGACGTCCGGCGGGCGACGTCCTGCGGGAGGCCCTCGGCGGCCTGACCGACACGTTCGTGCGGGGCACCGTTCCCCACCCGCTCCTGCCGCCGCGCAAGGGACGCGCGCCCGACCCGCTCCCCCTCACCGAACGCTGGGCGGCCGCCCTCACCGGCCCCGACCCCTTCGTCCCCCGTGAGCCCGGCGACGACCTCGACGACCTCGCCGCCGAGCTGGACTCGTGGGCCGCCGCCGCCCAACGCCCCTCCGGCCCGCTGCGCACCTGCTTCCGGCTCGTCGAGCCCGAGCCCACCGGGCCCCCGGACCTGTGGCGCGTCGAGTTCGCGCTCCAGGGCACCGACGACCCGAGCCTGTACGTCCCCGCGTCCACCGTCTGGGCGGGCGAGGCGGCCTCCCTCGGCGACGCGGAGGAGGCCCTGCTGGCGGGGCTGGGGCGGGCGCTGCGCCTCTTCCCCGACCTGTCGGAGGCGCTGGACGGCTCCGCCCCGTCCGAGCTGCGCACCAACGTGGCCGGGGCCTTCCGGTTCCTTCGTGGGGCGGCCCCGCTGCTGGCCGCCGCCGGTTTCGGGGTGCTGCTCCCCCAGTGGGCGGGCAAGACCCGCCTCGGCCTGACGCTCACCACCACCCAGGCCGAGCCCGGAGCCGCCACGTCCTCGGGCTTCGGCCTGGGCAGCCTGGTCGACTTCCGCTGGGACCTCGCCGTCGGCGACGACCCCATCAGCGAGGCAGAGCTGACCGAGCTGGCCCGCCTCAAGGCCCCCCTCGTCCGCCTGCGCGGCCAATGGGTCGAGTTGGACGAGGAGCAGCTCCAAGCCGCCCTCGACTTCCTCCGCCGACCGCGCACCGGCACCATGACCGCCGCCCAGGCCGTACAGGCGGCCGTCCACGCGGGCGACGACACCCTCCCCCTCCTCAAGGTCGACGCCGACGGCCCCCTCGGCGACCTCCTGTCCGGCGAGGCCGACCACCGCCTCGCCCCCACCCGCACCCCGGAGTCCTTCAACGGCGAGCTCCGCCCCTTCCAGGAGCGCGGCCTGTCCTGGCTCAGGTTCCTCGACGACCTCGCCCTCGGCGGCATCCTCGCCGACTCGATGGGCCTCGGGAAGACCGCGCAGGTGTTGGCGCTGCTCGCGATGGAGCGGGCGGAGGGGGCCGAGGCGGCGCCGACGTTGTTGGTCGTGCCGATGTCGCTGGTGGGCAACTGGCAGCGGGAGGCCGCCAAGTTCACGCCCAAGCTGCGGGTGTACGTCCACCACGGGGGCGGGCGGCGGCGGGGCGAGGAGCTGGCCGAGGCGGTGGCGCGGGCGGATCTGGTGGTGACCACGTACGGGACGGCGGCGCGCGACGCGGCGATGTTGGCGGAGATCGCGTGGGCGCGGGTGGTCTGCGACGAGGCGCAGGCGCTGAAGAACAGCGGGACGCGGCAGGCGCGGGCGGTGCGGGGCATCCCGGCGCGGACGCGGATCGCGCTGACCGGCACGCCGGTGGAGAACCATCTGACCGAGCTGTGGTCGATCATGGAGTTCGCCAACCCGGGGATGCTGGGGCCCCGGGCGGCGTTCCGAGAGCGGTTCGCGGCGCCGATCGAGGAGCGCGGCGACGGGGAGGCCGTGGCGGCGCTCCGGCGGGTGACGGGACCGTTCGTGCTGCGACGCCTCAAGACCGACAAGTCGATCATCACGGACCTGCCGGAGAAGCACGAGATCAAGGTCTACTGCAACCTGACCGCCGAACAGGCGTCGCTGTACCAGGCCACGGTGGACGACATGCTGGCCCGGATCGCCGAGCTCTCCGGGAAGGCCACCGACGAGCAGGCCGCCCGGCGGGGGCTGGTGCTGGCGACCATGGCCCGGTTGAAGCAGGTGTGCAACCATCCGGCGCACCTGCTCAAGGACGGCTCCCGCCTGCCCGGCCGCTCCGGGAAGCTGGAACGGCTGGAGGGGATCTGCGCGGAGATCATGGAGCAGGGCGAGAAGGCGCTGGCGTTCACGCAGTACGCCGAGTTCGGCTCGATGCTCCAGCCGTATCTGGCCGCGCGCCTCGGCAGGCCCGTCCTGTGGCTGCACGGCGGGACGCCGAAGCGGCGGCGCGACGAGCTGATCCAGCGGTTCCAGGAGGACGCCGAGCCGTCGGTGTTCCTGCTGTCGCTCAAGGCCGCGGGCACCGGGCTGACCCTGACGGCGGCCAACCACGTGATCCACATCGACCGCTGGTGGAACCCGGCCGTCGAGGACCAGGCCACCGACCGCGCGTTCCGGATCGGCCAGACGAAGAACGTGCAGGTCCGCAAGCTGCTGTGCGTGGGGACGATCGAGGAGCGCGTGGACGAGATGATCGAGCGCAAGAAGGCGCTGGCCGAGAGCATCGTCGGCACCGGCGAGGACTGGCTGACCGAGCTGTCGGTGGCGGACCTGCGCGAGGCGCTGCGGCTGTCGCCCGAGGCGGTGAGCGATTGA